The following proteins come from a genomic window of Eubalaena glacialis isolate mEubGla1 chromosome X, mEubGla1.1.hap2.+ XY, whole genome shotgun sequence:
- the POU3F4 gene encoding POU domain, class 3, transcription factor 4, protein MATAASNPYSILSSSSMVHADSAGMQQGSPFRNPQKLLQSDYLQGVPSNGHPLGHHWVTSLSDGGPWSSTLATSPLEQQDVKPGREDLQLGAIIHHRSPHVAHHSPHTNHPNAWGASPAPNPSITSSSQPLNVYSQPGFTVSGMLEHGGLTPPPASASTQSLHPVLREPPDHGDLGSHHCQDHSDEETPTSDELEQFAKQFKQRRIKLGFTQADVGLALGTLYGNVFSQTTICRFEALQLSFKNMCKLKPLLNKWLEEADSSTGSPTSIDKIAAQGRKRKKRTSIEVSVKGVLETHFLKCPKPAAQEISSLADSLQLEKEVVRVWFCNRRQKEKRMTPPGDQQPHEVYSHTHTVKTDTSCHDL, encoded by the coding sequence ATGGCCACAGCTGCCTCGAATCCCTACAGCATTCTCAGTTCCAGCTCTATGGTCCATGCGGACTCTGCGGGCATGCAGCAGGGGAGTCCTTTCCGAAACCCTCAGAAACTTCTCCAAAGTGATTACTTGCAGGGAGTTCCTAGCAATGGGCATCCCCTCGGGCATCACTGGGTGACCAGTCTGAGCGATGGAGGCCCATGGTCTTCCACACTGGCCACCAGCCCCCTGGAACAGCAAGACGTGAAGCCTGGGCGCGAAGACCTACAGTTGGGCGCAATCATCCATCACCGCTCTCCGCACGTCGCCCACCACTCTCCGCACACTAACCATCCGAATGCCTGGGGGGCGAGCCCGGCTCCGAATCCGTCCATCACGTCGAGCAGCCAACCCCTTAACGTGTACTCGCAGCCGGGCTTCACAGTGAGCGGCATGCTGGAGCACGGGGGGCTCACTCCACCGCCGGCCTCTGCCTCCACGCAGAGCTTACACCCAGTGCTCCGGGAACCCCCAGACCACGGCGACCTAGGTTCGCACCACTGCCAGGACCACTCGGACGAGGAGACACCAACCTCGGATGAGTTGGAACAGTTCGCCAAACAGTTCAAACAAAGAAGAATCAAGTTGGGCTTCACGCAGGCTGACGTGGGGCTGGCGCTGGGCACACTGTACGGCAACGTGTTCTCTCAGACCACCATCTGCAGGTTCGAGGCCTTACAACTGAGCTTCAAGAACATGTGCAAGCTGAAGCCGCTGCTGAACAAGTGGCTGGAGGAGGCTGATTCGTCCACAGGGAGTCCGACCAGCATTGACAAGATCGCGGCGCAGGGCCGCAAGCGCAAGAAGCGAACCTCTATCGAGGTGAGTGTCAAGGGCGTACTGGAGACGCATTTCCTCAAGTGTCCCAAGCCTGCCGCGCAGGAGATTTCCTCGCTGGCAGACAGCCTCCAGTTGGAGAAAGAAGTGGTGCGTGTCTGGTTCTGTAAtcgaagacagaaagagaaaagaatgactcCACCAGGGGATCAGCAGCCACATGAGGTTTATTCGCACACGCACACGGTGAAAACAGACACGTCCTGCCACGATCTCTGA